aaaaatatatctaaCTTGCTTTCTGTTCtagttatttctttattattttatttgggttgttataattttttcctAGCATGCCTAGGCACTCGTGGAGAATGAGGGTTTTTTATTATGAGTATTTTCTCAAAATAACACTTTCTCAAAAACCTTTGGAGAGAGTGCACAGTTCAAAAAGTTTCTGAAAAAAGAACATTTAATGAGCTGTGCTGTTAGGGACATTGCAATTATATAAACTATATTGTATCCAATAACACAATGTAATCCTATAGGTTACGTTGTTAGAAACAGTGTaacctattaaaatatttttaaaaaattatttttaaaattatgttggtTCTCATTGTGTCTGCTATTTCTTATTTCTCCtccttttgcattttaaaaatacttttaaaaaaaattaaatttttttattttttattgattttaaattaatatatttttaatattttcaaattatttttatatactgatattaaaaataatttttaaaaaataaaaaaaattattaacatatattttaataaaaaatttatttaaaaaataactacaatctTACTACTAAAAAagctatttcttttctttgctgcTGCGGTCGTAAATGGCCAGATCAGGGGTCGAATATGGCCAAAAATAGGCTTAATTTCAGTCGCTCAGAAGCCACAAAACCGAGCCCAATCATTCCTCCTCCACTGAAAAATCAAAGAGTGTGGCTCTTGTTGCCTGAGCGAGTGGTGTGTCTCGCGCCATTCTCCATCACCCGCAATTCTTCCTCGCACGTGCTCACCTGCTCACAACCTCAGATAAGACAACCACATATGGACATCACCGCAGCTAAACTTTCCCCATTCTTCTATCCAGTGTCTCCCTAGAGATGTTTGGAATAGCTACAAATCAGTCCCCAAACATTACTTTTTTATAGATCTAAAAAAGTTGCGGTGCCAAGTCCAACTCACCTCCTTCGAGTTTGGTAAAAGAAGTGGTCttttctttcatccttttttggcatcccatttcttttttttctttcattctcattatttttttttaattttattctttattatttgcttgaatttaaatttatctttataaattattttagtttattttttataaagttattacaagtttaaaaaaatatatattctaacaTTTTGTTCGTGCTTGATTTTATGAGcatctattttattatcatattattaagtaaaaataattttattctttttttaaaaaaaaaacaatattcttcAACTCATTGGAGTCCATCACCATTATCGTAAATTTGACAAATCAAGTCGTGAAGCCTAAGTTGATccaatatattaatgttttaatatttaaaaaatcatcctaattgttttcaaaaaaaaatcaaatcatgtaTTTTATCAATTGTTCGGATTACTTTTGAACTTGCTAAATAAACTAGTCATGTCAGGATAATTCTTAcacggtttaattttaaacccgaACTATATAATGAGCTAAGTTAGGAAGTTTCTAAATTGACATGTTgagttgagtttaataataataccaatTAGTTTTTATGAACTAAATACTCTTTTTAGGTttactttttcttaatttgagcAACAACATAACACAAACCCATAAATTAGTATATATCTAGGCAAACTCTAAATTTTCAACATATCTCTAAAACATTTGCCTATATTTCTTTAGATATAACAAGTTTATCTCTTGTTATTTGCcagtttttttcctataaaaacagATATATTAATCactttttatgaaaaaagtgCTATAATACTATATTATACTATTTGTGACAAATAATATTGTTGCATTAGAGTTGaaattcttattaatatattttaaatgtgagagaaaaaataattaaatatagtaTGATACTGATTTTTCTATTGTTTAAAAATGTGTCTTAATGGGggtaattttctattttatagcCCCTGCTAACAAAACATCATAGATTCAAAAATTTGTTATATTGAGAGAAAAAtctatacatgcatatcaaatttatatcaatttagttatcataatacttaaataaatatattgaataaaataaatgtgtttctataataaaaactatatacattttatttttctgaactaacaaaaaaaaaccaatttcaatTCATGCCTTTCCTTAATCATTacttgaaatataatattataataaaaaaaatttatagagtttaattttataaattctaatttttcGGTAATGAAAATTGACATGGAGGGATACAAATGTTAAACCAAAGAAAGTTTGTGAAAAAcctagaaatacatcaaaagtCGGGGACTGAATTTATCTAGATGGCTGATTTGTAATTATCCATATCAATAACGATTGCACGAgggaaattattaatatataatattcaacAGCCTTAATCTGACGCCAAATATTCAACGGTGATCTCCCCTTCCCTGCAATATATCCTCCATagcaggaattttttttttctctccggCCAACAAACACGTCCCCATAATAAACACACATGTCTATCTGATTGAGTGTTTTCTTAATCTATCATGTTAAGGGTTTaggatttcaaaaaaaatttatataacaaAGCATGTCATCGATGCTCGGAACTCTAAGACCAATAACGCATATCTCTCCtactcttcctcctcctcttacTAAATTTCATTCAATTCGACTCCAATCCTCTAGGGTTCTCCACCACCGTTTTGCCccaattattaataataattgccTCTCTTTTCCTTCAATTAATCCCAAATCCTTCAGTTTTTTATCCAACACCAAAATCAGAGACTATAAAATCTTAGCTAAATGTCAAGAAAGCGATTCCACCGAGAAAACAAGCACCGAAACCGAACCACCAAAAAATCCTCCGTCGGCGCCGTCTTCGCCGTCTAATTCGGGGTCCAAGCAGAAGAGAGAGAAGCGAGGGAAAAGCGAATGGTGGTTTTCCAAGAAGCAGAATTGGAAATGGCAACCTTTAATTCAAGCGCAAGAAATTGGTGTCTTGCTTTTGCAATTAGGGATTCTTATGTTCGTTATGCGGTTGCTCCGACCCGGAATTGCTTTGCCCGGGTCGGAGCCGACGCAACCCACTACCTTAGTCAGCGTGCCCTATAGTGAGTTTTTGAGTAAAATTAGCAGTAATCAAGTGCAGAAAGTGGAGGTTGATGGCGTTCATATAATGTTTAAGTTAAAAAACGAGGGAATTAGTAGTCAAAAGAGTGGCGgtggtagtagtagtagtagtgaaGTGGCTAGTAGCAAGTTTCAAGATTCGGAGTCTTTGTTAAGGAGTGTGACGCCTACGACAAAAAGGATTGTGTATACTACGACGAGACCTACTGATATTAAGACTCCTTATGAGAAGATGCTGGAGTACCAGGTGGAGTTTGGTTCGCCTGATAAGAGGTCCGGCGGATTCTTGAATTCGGCATTGGTGAGTtttgattagaaattaattagGAGGAATTGGTGTAaatatactgttttttttttttttttttaatttcctgttCAAGTTTGCCGGTTGAGTTTGATGATATAACTGTTGCAAGTTTATGTGTTgcatttagtttggtttttaagTACATTGCTAGAGTAGACTAGCATTGATGTTGAAAATATGAAGCAAACATCCATTCAATAGGGATTGGACGTTTGCAATCTGATTGAGagaatcattttttatcctcAAAATTTCGTTGTCCGAGGTTTTGTTTTCCTACCAGATACTGATATGCATATGAATTGTGAAGTTATTGTTTATGGATCCTAGATTGAAtccaacatattaaattatagttttaacaGAGTTGTCATTATTACTGGCAATTTGATAACTCTCATAGAGAATTAGCACCAATTTTTAGCTAATTGCCTCATTGTTCACGCTCTATTAGCATGATCGATCACACTTTTCTTCCTTTGATTTTACATTTTCCCCTATGCTGTTCTTGTCATCTACGTCATTTATGCTGATCATAGCTCACTAGCCCTTGTCTGCTCAAAATGGATGGTGCATGTGatattacttcttcttttttattctttggatGAAACTTAACTGTTATTAGAggaaaatgaagagaagaaTGCTACAAGATATGGCATGGGGATAATTGCAATCATGAAATTCTAGATATTGGACTTTCAAAGTCTCATGTAATATCAGCTGATAAAACTCTTCAGCTTGGCTAAGAGCctattttgcttcttctttttaggATGGTGCTTCGCAGGAGATCTCCTGGATgaaccaaaaaaatagaaaagaatctCCCTCATTTATCTATACACTTTTCTGCAGTCATTTGTTCTCATTGCTGTGTGTTGGGCTtgtgttgggggggggggggggggttgcaGGTCACCTAGTGCTTTGAAagatggaaagaaaaattatccGTTGAGGTTTTCTGCTGTGTTGTTGCAGGAGATGTTTCACTAGATGGAGATTaatatctctttctttcttctgttcCTTTCAGATAGCTTTGTTCTATGCAGCTTTGCTTGCGGGGCTTCTGCACCGTTTCCCTGTTACCTTCTCTCAGGTGCTAACTTTCATCCTACCTTTTCAATTGTCTTGAACTTTATGCAATATAGCAGGATTTTGAGTGGATCTATGCAAAGTTGTGCAGCATAAAGCTGGTCAGATTAGGAATCGCAAGTCTGGGGGCTCTGGAGGTTCAAAAGTTTCCGAGCAAGGTGAAACAATAACTTTTGCCGATGTAGCTGGTATTGATGAAGCTAAGGAAGAGCTAGAAGAAATTGTGGTGCGTTATATTGGACCTCTTTGTTAGTCCAATGGACCATCATGTCTTGCTCAGTGTTCTAAATCCTCTCTACTAATTCAGTAAAATGATCTTTACAGGCTGATGTTTACTGTACAGGAATTTCTCAGGAATCCAGACAGGTATACCAGACTTGGTGCTCGTCCTCCTCGAGGTGTTCTTCTGGtgagtaaagaaagaaaaactctaGATTGAAGTTTATTGCATGGCAACAAGCTGACTGTTCCTCCAATCTCCAGCAAAAATCTCCCCTAATTACTTGCATATTTCAACTTTGCTGTCCTCGGTTAAAATAAACTGCATACACATCACTCCACCAATCATCTCATTGTCCTTTTCAATGTTCACCAGATTGGACAATTGACAAAGATAACATGAGAAAGTAAACTGTGAAcccaaaaaatggaaaattgTTGATCTCTCTAGCTGCTGTATATAgctgtgtttcttttcttttaaatataaatgctGTATTTTATCACTCTCGCACTCTGGGTCTCCCTAATTTTGTTCGTTCTCAAGTTCCTCATCCACTACCGGCATGCATGTCTTTGCTGAAATATCATTTGATGACTTGCCTGAACCAAGAGAATAAATATAAGAGACTTCAATGATTTATTCTatggttcaatttttttgtaagttcagtgagaattatttttgtctATCTTACAGGTGGGCCTTCCTGGGACTGGTAAGACGCTTCTAGCAAAGGCTGTTGCTGGAGAAGCTGAAGTTCCCTTTATAAGTTGCTCCGCAAGTGAATTCGTAGAGTTGTATGTTGGCATGGGCGCCTCCCGTGTGAGAGATCTCTTTACCCGGGCAAAGAAGGAGGCACCATCcataatatttattgatgaGGTAAGATTATGGGAATTTTTATCATGTTGGGACATTATATCTTAAAAACCAAGGATGTTTTAATGCAATTACATTTTTCCATATGCAGATAGATGCTGTGGCAAAAAGTCGTGATGGAAAATTCCGCATTGTTAGCAATGATGAAAGGGAGCAGACTTTGAATCAGTTGCTCACTGTATGCTTCTTTCTTGAAAGTATTATTCATTTCTGAAATGTTCCTGGCTATGTCACTGCCGAAGTTGAAATGTTCGAAATGCATCGCAGGAGATGGATGGGTTTGATAGCAATTCTGCTGTGATTGTTCTTGGTGCAACAAATCGCTCTGATGTGTTAGACCCTGCACTCCGCCGACCAGGAAGATTTGATCGCGTGGTTATGGTTGGTACTCTGATTCACTTACATCTTGGCACACACTTTA
This genomic interval from Populus alba chromosome 1, ASM523922v2, whole genome shotgun sequence contains the following:
- the LOC118032904 gene encoding ATP-dependent zinc metalloprotease FTSH 7, chloroplastic, producing MSSMLGTLRPITHISPTLPPPLTKFHSIRLQSSRVLHHRFAPIINNNCLSFPSINPKSFSFLSNTKIRDYKILAKCQESDSTEKTSTETEPPKNPPSAPSSPSNSGSKQKREKRGKSEWWFSKKQNWKWQPLIQAQEIGVLLLQLGILMFVMRLLRPGIALPGSEPTQPTTLVSVPYSEFLSKISSNQVQKVEVDGVHIMFKLKNEGISSQKSGGGSSSSSEVASSKFQDSESLLRSVTPTTKRIVYTTTRPTDIKTPYEKMLEYQVEFGSPDKRSGGFLNSALIALFYAALLAGLLHRFPVTFSQHKAGQIRNRKSGGSGGSKVSEQGETITFADVAGIDEAKEELEEIVEFLRNPDRYTRLGARPPRGVLLVGLPGTGKTLLAKAVAGEAEVPFISCSASEFVELYVGMGASRVRDLFTRAKKEAPSIIFIDEIDAVAKSRDGKFRIVSNDEREQTLNQLLTEMDGFDSNSAVIVLGATNRSDVLDPALRRPGRFDRVVMVETPDRNGREAILKVHVSKKELPLGEDVDLSDIASMTTGFTGADLANLVNEAALLAGRKNKVVVEKLDFIQAVERAIAGIEKKTVRLQGSEKAVVARHEAGHAVVGTAVANILTGQPRVEKLSILPRSGGALGFTYIPPTNEDRYLLFIDELRGRLVTLLGGRAAEEVVYSGRVSTGALDDIRRATDIAYKAVAEYGLNQTIGPVSLATLSGGGMDDSGAAPWGRDQGHLVDLVQGEVRALLLSALDVALSVVRANPTVLEGLGAYLEEKEKVEGKELQEWLKLVVAPKELALFVKGKQESLLPLQAGS